CTAATTCTACTCATCTATACCTCGTAAAATTTGAGTTATTTACCTTTGTGTTTGGTATTCTTTTACTTatatgttgaaaaaaaaaatgttggaTGCCAAGTtcctttcttttaaatttagaatatgAAGAATTATTCTTTAGTATCAATATTAGCTACATTGTTATTTTAGCTAAAAAGTGATAATTGTCAAAGATGTCTAATAATGATAGAATGAATTTTTGTATTTATGCTTGTTATTTTATTGGTATCTTAGCATACTCATATTTTTAAATCTCTCTTCATTTCACGagttttgcaatttttttttaaatttgcacAGCCATAAGCTATTACCGTTGCATTACAGCCGCAACTGCTATTGAAATCCATGCATTATATGGTCACGATGCACGTGATCAACTTTATAATGCAttggatttttaaaattataaggttTCATGGTTTCATACCAAAAAATTTTAAGGGTCCTATTGATATTCTAGGAAAGTCAAGTGCCCAATAGATTATGAGACCAAGGTTTAAGCATCTATAATGATAATGAAGTCCCAACTCCTGAATAATATGAACTTCATATAGTGAAAACCTGATGCTCCTAATTTTACCATAAAAAatgaaatcaaaataatttgtaaattgaataattaatgTATTCCTCAACTCCCAGGCAAAATGGTggggaaaaagaagaaagaaaaaagagctTGAAATTTTTGCTTAGGAGATTTGTATCTAGAATGCTGCCAAACAGATAGTGCTGAAAAAGTAGTTGGAGATGACTATAATATCAATTTCTGAGATGTATTCAGTGCAATTAATGATGAAATTTTACAGACCCTAGCCAGCATTGCAGCGTCACATTCATTTGGTTTCTTATTGGATATCTTGTCTTCAATTTACTGCTTATCATACTTTTGCTTCATGTACTAACTTAACTTCTTTACTTCTTATTAGGAAAGGGATCAAAGATACAGAGAGTTGGGTTTCAGAGACAGGATTACTCTAAGTAGTGGGCGATTCCTTCTGGGCAACAAGTATGTTGATTCTCAATTCAAATTGATAGTTCTTTCTTACTTCCTAGTATgtgattatatataaattttaaagcaTGCATCACTCGCATAATTTTTCTTTGTTAATTATTCATCAAGATCATTAGTGCCATGCTGCATTCATTAAGGCCTGGCGGTTCAATGGGTTTCCATTTCTAGTTTTCCGGAGCCAGATTTACCCCTTCATATGTTGTTgcattctttgttttttttttgcgTCCTTGTTACCCTGGTTCTTTCTCAGCTCCTATTATGTGCCGAAAAAGTCAAAACCTCTTTTCTTGATCGCTTTATCTGTTTTGTATCCTGTTAGAGGGGGGAACAGTAAATAAATATGGGCTGAAGGAAATTCaatttgtattttctttttttgaagcAAATTTAAATATGTATTGAGAAACGAAGAATTGGCAGAATGCCTTACAGTGCATTTTTTCAATATCAATCAAGAAAACAACTCACTGTCCTTCTCTAACTACAATTTGTCTCTCAACAAACAAATTAAAGAACCAGGATTCACGAGAAGCCCGCTTGATCTAGCTAAGCTAGCCCCAGTCTTGGCTGCTCCTTGGCTGAATTAGCACCATTTATAGATTCTGATCCTCCAAGCTGACAGCATTCTCATGTATTCTGGTTCCTGTATTTTCCTCCAATAAACTAACCATCTTACCATCCATTTCCAGCTACCTAATTCTGGAAACTTCTTCATCCTTTCTGCTCCCTACAATTCTTTCCGGGTTGTTTCCCGACTCCAGTAATAACGTCTAGTGGTTTTGGGCCTAGATTCATATTTGCTGGGGCTTCTAGAATTGCTGCTATCATGTACATTCCTGTCCTCTTAAAATATTTCTTCTTTTAGAATATTGTCTACTCTTATCTTTTTGTTTCTTCAGCTTCTGCTCATACGAGAATTATATTTACTTCTCTATGTAGATAATTTTCCATACATTATGCCTTCAGTTATTTTCAAATGCAAGGCGATTTTTGCCTTGTGTATTGTTTGCTGCATCTTGACTTGTTCTTTTAATTTAGGCTTCAATCACCTTTCTAGCCAAAGATTATCATAGTGTTTGTTACCCATTTTATATCAAGAGATCGTATTTTGTTTTACTAAGCAGTTTACTTTGCCTTAGGTATGCTCGAACTTTTGCGTTTTTCTACACCATTGGATTACATGTCCTCGTGTTCACCTGTCTCTACAGGATGTCAGCTTTGAGCTATCTGAGGTAATTATGTTTCATCTGCATCTTCATATGCATTATCAACATTTACAGGTCTTTTTTAACTGTTTCCATTTTTGCAGTAATGGCGAGGAATCCTTCACCGGAGATAAAATGCAGAACCTCCCACATGCACTTTAGCTTACATTGTAAAAAGGCAACGCTTGTTTATTTTTACTAATAGTGTGAAGGTGCAATGAATGCACAGTTGTTTGATAGAAGGtgcaagttttggaggcaatggACAAAGCTTATGCAATTTTGAAATTTGTAATCAACCCAAATTTGTATTATTGTCTATTCTAAAAGCTAAAATTTCTTATTAACAAATATAAAATGTTAAATTGATAATAAACTTTTCACTTTATTTATTTAGCAATGCTTGACATATGCaaatatattattcataaaaatatattaaaatggttAAAAATCGAAGTAACAAAAGAGTAAATACGTCAAGAGATGGTATTCCCAAGAAACGGAGGTTGATATATAAAGTTTATACTGCATATCCTTTACTTATGGAAGATTTtgctaaaatatcattaaatataaataacatttaattttgatgtggagctttaaacataaaaccaaagtaattttgttttaaataaaataaaatgtttgaAAATggatttgctttcttttttaaaaaaaaaaaattttttttttcccttccttGATCCGAAGAGTGAATTCCTCTCTTCCTACAAGAAGTAGGGACCTTCTTAATCTCTTATACTAAAATAGAGTtggaatatttttttcattaggGTGGAACAAAGAAACTGTCCACAAATAAGCAAGTAACATTATGTCTAGTCTAATTTAGTCTCGTGCTTGAAAGAGACATATCACTTAATAGactcatatttgaatttttgGTATATATCAAAATAAGTTTCAATACTTTATTTAAGGGTCAAataagatatatttttttttcaattaaaccCATATAATTTTGCTAAAAAGTCAAATAAATCTTaatctaatataatattattttttaaaaaataaaatattattttttatgaataaaatttcattattgcaatttttaaaattttaaactattttttcatacttttaaaatttttatgttcattaaaatactaaatctttaatattttaaattataaaaataatattttattattaaaaaaataatgttataCTAAATGAGAACTTATTTAAtcctttaaataaaaatacaaagttAAATTAGAccctaaataaaaatataccaCAATCTCTAAAGTAAAGTAACCATTTATTTAACTTACCTAAACCTCTTTAAATAAAAAGTGCTGAGTATATTTTATGGGATTCTAttctattcattttttttttaacaataaaaattgttcagaataaaataatttaatttttttaatataaaaaaatttattttaaaataattttataaaaattcatttaattttttttttttacaaaatatatcaTACCAAATCACCGGTTTTAGATgtagaataatatttttttgaaaaaggcatattctttatatatatgataattgaaatttttaaaggaCGGCATTGTTAAGTctctaaaaaatatatgaatagaATATTAACTATCGTGTTAGCTAATTAATCAAATATGTCGTTGTAGTATAGTGGTAAGTATCCCCGCCTGTCACGAGGGAGACCCGGGTTcgatccccggcaacggcgaaCTTGTTCATTAATATTTCTTGCcaataattaatttagaaattttcggtcccaataaaaattaagaattattttcaaatttctaaaaacttcaatttttaaattattaaattaaatatctccatattttatataaattatttattattttttaaaaaaattattaattaacttattttaaatttaattaaattattaaaaaatatttactaaaaaattcagtactttatatttttttaattttattatattatatactttaaaaataactaatttaaatatttaattttacactTTCATCCATTATATcaaactattaaaaaataattaatatattatcacCAAAATcatcataatataatataaaataattatttatgattttttataattatattttatattttaaatataattaattcaattatatatttttaaattttcactaattatattaaattattaaaaaattattaatttattattatttattaatgaaaacACCATGTGATTACATGCCACCTActataaaattgattaaaaaaaatttatccctAAACtatttagtaaaataaaaaatattaaattttatttttcaatttaaatttatttatacactaaaatatctaataaatcaacaatataaattacgatgttttcagtttatttaattttatttaatattataataattatttaagtaaattttattatattataataatgtgataataatataataataagacATCTCgattctttaataaaaaaaattatctgatTCTAACATCAGCCATCTCGATTcttcgataaaaaaaaattaatatttattaataaatttataatttgatatgattgatgaaactttttaaatattttattaaattaatttaatgtaaaattacaaaatatttttaataattattttataaaatattatgataaatttataaaatacaacGATGATGacgaaataatatttatattaatagatTAATGATTTTTagactattaaatttaattcaaattaaaatttaaaaatttaaatttaaattaagtatttatatattatggagtaaatttgtaaaaaattataaaataaagggtattttttaattactttattttatttattaaatagtataaatatttaaaattataaaaaataaataatactaataattaaaattataaaaattaaagacaattaacatatttttaataaaaaaatttgaaaaataaataaataatacaaaatatgaagaaaatataattaaataaatttaaaataaatggattAGTAAATTTCCCATTCAAGTCAGAGAATTGATGTTAATTCACCCCAAAAATCAATCAGTTGCCTTGAGAAAGAAGCAGAGCCTCTCTTGTCCCCTCCCTTTCTTTTCAATCcctatttttttgaaaaagaagatgagggtgagttcatgccctGCCGCTGCTCTTACGTCATCAATCGCCGCCTCCGGCCTCCGCTTCCCATTTATTAACCTtcattcttcttctccttctccttccccttctctttcctttttctgctggaagagaAGCATGTCTCAATTCCCTATtcattcttcttctgcttcttctccttcgtCTTCTTCCGCCGCCGACTATTCTACGATGGCCAATGAGTCTGTGATCAAGCCAAAGCAGCATCAGCCTTGGCTCATTGTTGGCCTCGGCAATCCTGGCAAAAAGTATCAAGGCACTCGCCATAACGTCTGTATCCCTCCCATTCTCTACCTGTTTCTGAAtttctttaaaagaaaaaattgaaattttgctTTATGTCTATAGCGTTATTTTGTTAACAAAGCTTTTTTTGCATACCTTTAAAGAGCTGCCCTTGTTTGTTTAGATCTTTCTGACCGTGCCTCTCGATATTGGGTTCTTCTTTTGCAGGTGGGTTTTGAGATGGTAGATGCTATAGCTAATGCAGAAGGAATATCTATGAGTAGTGTTTCCTTTAGAGCATTATTTGGAAAAGGTGGGTACTATTCAAACATGCTAAGCTTTCTTTGCCAAGTGATTGAAACATTATTTCATTTTGCATTCAACAAAATTTCAATGCATCTCACAACTTCTCCTGCGTTTTGTAACTCAAATGTATTTTGGGAATTAGTTGCTCATGATCTAAGTCTGTTTTCTGGTTTACTTGCCGTTATTGCCGTTTATTTGTCTAAATTATActcatttatttctattttgttAGTTCTTTAAATTGCTTACACAGACTCGCACTCGTGGAAATCATACATACAAATGTACTATGTTGAAAAGTTGTATATGAACTATTTGATTCCTGCATGTTCAAAAACTTCAATATACACCTTATTGGGATATTTAATCCTGATGAATGAAAGAGTGAACTGTTTTTATCGTACGTTGCCTTTCAGTTAGCACTGAGCAGATGTTCATCTACAAACATAAGTGATGGAGAGAGTGACTTCAATTTTGTATTGACAAATGAGTATATTTCAAAGTTTTGTATTAACTTGTGAAAGTGGTTTCCTAACATTTGTTATGTTCTATTAGAATGGGAGAGTCACTCTTATTCATTTCTTCATTAAACCATCTGATATGCttgaattatttatttgatGTGTTTGAGGCTAAATGGATATACAAGAAAAGTTTAGATGGAAAATGAATAACAGAGCTTCTGACGGGTGGAAAGATGCTCAAAGTTAATGATATATGCAGCTTTTCTTCTAATTTAGAGCATTTTGTGCGAAGCTAATGCTTAAGTTTTCCAAATCAAGGCTTGCTATTGCAGTTGTGGGTTATGATAGTGTTTTTAGTTCTTTTTCTGGGTTCTTTTGCATCAATTCATTGAGGGGTTGTTTTTAGCTGATATGTATTATTCAATTATAGATTAACTATTATAACTAGTATTTGTTTTCAAGTTTACTTTCTAGCTTCTCTAACTAGTCTCTCTTTTCATGTTTACTTTTCTAGCTTCTCTTATCGGAGAATGTTTTACCCTGTAATTGTATACCTTGCCTTTTCTCATTAGTGAATACTCtttaaaaggaagaaaaaagtaGTTCAGGTTCACAAGTTGAATATAGAATATTTCAATTTTGTATATTTAAAGGAAACGTGACTTCAATTTTGTATTAACAAATGAGTATATTTCAAAGTCTTGTACTAACTTGTGAAAGTGATTTCCTAACATGTCTTATGCGCTATAAGCAAGTGAGACTCTCTCTCAGTCATTTCCTTATTATAGTGTTACACCATCCGATATACttgaattatttatttgatttctcCAAGGAAAATTGGATATGCAAGAAAACTGTAGATGgttttagaaaatgaaaaacaGAGCTTTTGACTTGTGAAAAGATGCTAAAAAATTTTGCTACATGcaacttttattatttagagTATTTAGTGAAGGTAATGCTTTACGAATCTAGGCTTGTCATTGCAGCTCTTGTCGGACAGGATAACTTCTctagttttcttttcttttcttttctttttttttttgagttttgttCATCATTGATTGAGGAGTGTTTTTAGCTGATATTTATAATACAATTGGAGAATTAGTTATTGTTTCTTTTCAGCTTTACTTTTCTTAGGAGGATGTTTTACTCTGCAATTCTATGTCTTCGCCTTTTCTCGTTAGTAAAATCTCTTTTTATCTCTCCTTAAAAAGAATAGTAGTTCATGTTTACAAGTTGAATATAGTCTTTTTATTTGTCCTCTATATGTGCACATGTCTTTCCCATTTCCTCTGACATATATGATCATGTGGAGATAATTTTATGACAAGTTCAGTTAGGAGTCCTCTGAGTTTCCAAATTTGTATGCAGTGCACAAAAATTTGTGCGTTGCAGTCTCTCAAGTGTACTTGTCTCTTCTATGTACTTGAGGTTAAATTATATGTAACTAACATTCTGTAGCTTTGCAAATCCTTGTGGCATGTCAATTTCCTAATCCAGTATCGGGAATCTAAATATCTTTTACATTCCAGGTTTTATTGGAAATGTTCCAGTGATGCTTGCCAAACCACAAACATTCATGAATTCAAGTGGTGAGTCTGTAAGTAAGCTAATCTGGTAGGAAAACGCACTCTATGGTCAAGATCTCTCCTTTGAACTGTATTTCAAAAGTTCTGAGTTCTGACAGTTATTGTTTGATTGCATAGGTTGGGGCTATTGTCTCCTATTACAAGATTCCTTTGAAGCAAGTACTCTTGGTAAATCggtcttcctctgatctacacTTATATGTGATCTTTCTCATTATATATTGATCACATAGTTTTTTCACAGATTTATGATGATTTGGATTTGCCTTTTGCCAAGTTACGACTATTGCCAAAAGGTGGACATGGAGGACACAATGGGTAAATTTTTGGACTTTTGTTCTTACTGCCTTAATGCTATTGTTGATATTGGTTCTATTTTACAATCTTTCCAAAGGACTTTGCATAAAGGTAATCTTGTTGCTCTCTTTGAGGTCAATGTTAATGAGCGATATGCTGGTTATTGACTGATTTGCTATTCTTCTGAATTTCGAGAATGTGAATAAATATTTTGAACCATAATTTTACAtggcaaaaatatttttttattcttttcaaatttgttgcctctttttttttttttcaaaattgttGCCTCTTAAGGTAAACATAGGACCATTCAGTTGAATTTGGAGCTTGTGTTTCTGTGTTTTGTTTCTTGCAATATGATTGTTACCTTGATTTTAATTCTATTGTGTGAATTTGTGCCCCTTCTATGAACAGCATTTTCATTTGTCATTGCAACAtgtttttttcctctttctaAATTTATGGTTTT
The sequence above is a segment of the Manihot esculenta cultivar AM560-2 chromosome 5, M.esculenta_v8, whole genome shotgun sequence genome. Coding sequences within it:
- the LOC110614701 gene encoding peptidyl-tRNA hydrolase, mitochondrial, encoding MRVSSCPAAALTSSIAASGLRFPFINLHSSSPSPSPSLSFFCWKRSMSQFPIHSSSASSPSSSSAADYSTMANESVIKPKQHQPWLIVGLGNPGKKYQGTRHNVGFEMVDAIANAEGISMSSVSFRALFGKGFIGNVPVMLAKPQTFMNSSGESVGAIVSYYKIPLKQVLLIYDDLDLPFAKLRLLPKGGHGGHNGMRSVIDHFKGSRDFPRLRVGIGRPPGKMDTINFVLRPFNKQEREELDFTFQHGIDAIRILLLEGFDRSATFVNSARSMEQCS